ATCAGCCATAACGATGACCACGAGCTTCTCGTTTTTCTTGCAGTTGTCTTTGTTTCCACTGATGAAATAGTATGGCCCAGAGTGGTTTAGCGTGAATGAAGTTTTGCCATCAGCGAATTTAGCGGTCGGTGAGTCCGTGTTGCAGCTGTCGTAAGCGTCTCTTGTGACTTGGAGCACTGAATCTTGGTTTGGTTGGTAGACGAACACTgcaattgtatatattttttgtgacaTATGTGAGAGAAACTATGGCTGCTGTTAACGAATCGAATAGTATTAGTACAGTTTGAAAACTTACACAGAGAGTCACCGATTTGGAATCTGCTTTGTTCTGCCCATTGACCATACACTTGAGAACCAGAAGGAACCGTCCAACCCTTCGCTCCACCAACTGTGAAATCTCTAGCGTAGGCTTTGTTAACGATTATTACCAAACACAAGAGACAGCACCCACGGTACGTCATGTTCTTTAGGTTTAGGGCCATTGCGTAAgctaaaagaagagaagaaaagccAACGTAAAAGAAAACCAGAGATTTTAGAAAGATCTATGTAATATCTAGTGTGGTATAGTGTTTGATATGAGATGATGAAAGGCAAATGGGTTTATATAAAGGTGAAACTTTTGAGGAAATGTTGCAGAGAAGCTTTTTATtgtctttttcaaaatttaagcaAAGCATAAATGCCAAGAAGTGTTTCAGTTTTGGAATCTCATGTGAGTTTGCTTCTTCAGTCATTggcttttgttctttgcttccGAATCTTtgctttatatatttaatagaacATGACTCTTGCTAGGGCACGGTtgatgtttttctaaaaaaaccaATATAGGAAACAtgttattgttttattgttttaacagtatttattttattttttatttttttgtcatctgaacaTTAATTAGAAAAGAACTCTAGGATTGGAAACCCTAACCAAAGATAAGAATTTACAAAGAAAGTTTCCGAAACGAGGGATATGCGAGACAATCCACCTGAAAATTAGATGAACAAGGAATCTTGGACAGGGTAAAGAGCGGAAAGGAAGCTTGAAACCCGCACCATCGTAAGAAGTTCCGCACATTCTGTCTCACAGCTAAAACAATTGATGACATTACGAAGAAtgcactccatagcccaaagcAGACTTCCAATTCAAAGTGGAAAGCCTAATACGTGGAAATAAATTTGTCAGGATATCATGACATTTTTGTAGAAAGCCTAATAcgtggaaataaaaaaaaatacttgggTTCATCCCTAGCAGTGAATCCTTTCATTCACCTCCTCCTTTTTCAACCGCTTCtatataatattcttttaaaaaacaaatcaaccaaattaaaaagcaaaacaaatcaatgaaaaaaatctttatacttttaattaaataaatttatatattggtttggtttatattttactattaaacttttaattaaagaaagttatatattggtttggtttacattttacaatcaaatgaggttatatatcggtttgggttataAATGAGAATAGAGGTTTAGATATTACAATTTGAACcaaattatgtgtcggtttgggtttacaaatgaggtgattagagtttagatattacaattaaaatgaaattatatgttgttttggatttacaaatgaagttgttagggtttagatttaccattagaacataaattatatgtcggtttaggtttagaaatgaggtggttagagtttagattttacaattacaacgaAATTATCTGTCATTTTGGTCGTTTAGAGCGATActtgggttcactcctaagggtgaatgaagaggttcaccccttctaaaataaggaaataaaatctgtatacattattataatattaaaaacttaaaccgttcttttataaacccaaaccgatatatcatttcattctaattataaaatttaaactttaaccatcttatttataaacctaaaacgacatataattttattgtaattgtaaaatataaaccctaaccatctcatttgtaaacccaaaccgacatatagtttcgttctaattgtaaaatgtaaaccttaaccatcttatttgtgaacccaaaccgacatatactttcgttctaattgtaaaatcttggatttatttatttgttcctaAAACTGTGTGGaaaaatatgctcaaatattaattgtaattttcttttttgttttttttttctaaaatatttagaaaaaatgaaaaatttagatttgatttattatgtatttaaacgtttttcatatttaattatgatgtatatgttttccttaattaaatattttaatcaattaagATTTTGGCAAGATTATCTCATAAGATTGTTTTGCAGTTAATGAAATCTTGGCAATCAGTGGACaagatttaatttcattttgataatcAAGGGTAAATATTTGAACAGATAATCGGGTCAATTTGTCGGGTATTAAATGACCCGCGCATATCCGACTAAATTTGAAAtgttagaaaattttattttgatgatatactaatgtataaaataattattgaatactaatctttttaaaaaaaatactagcaAAACAAACTTGTGGTCCAAAAGTTGGTACATGAGTACTCTGCTTttaatagaataaatatatttttagtcatAAACCTTTTACATATACTGTTattttagtcatatatttttaatgggaaatatatttttatcctCTTTGTTGAGAGACAGTTTAATCAATTAGGGACACAGGTGCAGACTTGCGCTTCCGTATTGCAGGTAACATGAGACTCTGGTGGACAACCAAAAAGGTAACAGTCTCTGATACTATTACATTGACCACCAATAGGAGCACCACTCCCACATTGACATTTCTGGTCTTTACATATTACATGCAAGTGTCCTCTGCAAAGACGAAGATTACAATCGCTAGCACTCTTACATTGAAGCTGACCTTCACTCCTCATAATCAGACCTGTATACATATGTATACCAGAACCACAACCACAACTCAAAGCCAAACCAAGCCGGACTAAATCatatgtcttatatatatagatatgaccACAATAATTTCATGAATTATATCTGGTCATTGTTACTGTTAAACGCGTTTATATTTGAAGCAATACTTAAAAGATTCAAagtcttctttcattttttttttttttttttaaaaaataaaacaaaacgtgTGTTTTCAATCGACCAAGtgcacacaaaaataaataattttggaaGACTTACATGAAGAAATTAGGAGAAGAACGACGAAAATGCTTCTTACTTTTTCCATCTtatatcttaattaatattCTCCGatgttttcaattgtttttgtgttcGGTGATTCTAGGCTTGCTTACACTATTGGGTCACCTTTGTACATTAAACCTATTTGGAAATGCAttgattatgaatttatgaataTGAATATTGGGTCAAGGTAAAAGAGTCCTTATTGAATGAACAacttaattataagaaaataaattacaaaatgggTAAGTActtaattatacatattttttttttgaataaagaaatttaatctatatctatctatacatttttggagtacaaatttgtctccttctttttcacacccgggtcgggtttttttaaagaatttaaaccGATTCAATAAATCGGATCTTTCCTTACTTTATCATACGGGTTGagttattttaaaacatttaatccGCTTTTGAAAATCGGATCTTCCCTAAAATATAGCTACTATACAATTTGCAACATTCCTAAAATATCGAAAGTTCACAATCAATTTGGTAAGTAGTTATACCTATATTAATCAGAATCGATCTGTATATTCCTAATTATTGGATTACATAAATCAAAtcctgaaacaacccgaccccttttttttttttttaacaattaaatacaatgtataattaagcatcccatactacttaattaaccaacccaaaccacaactcaacattaaaccagcaataacattaagcacagcggaaacataccaataatacaaaaccaacaacatcatcaatacaataacattcctaaccattctatccggcaacctaacataacactaaccaaggttccaacaacataaccaacaaatccaataacacacaaacgagaccctagatcatcctcctcctcattgccatgattccacgtcacaaacctgcacaccacaaacaacaattgagatgcgtaagtattatcacaaatacttagtgaggcaatcctcccatctactgggctatacacacaagcaactgagattccaatgcttaacaaatgacaaccaaacacaaacaaaccaggaaaaatcacgaaacaagcaacttggtgtcgatcgacactgaccaaacatggtgtcgaccgacacctaacaaatttcattacctttgagaacgatttgatatgccgaaactgttttctcccaaaccctaacgattctgatctttctcctttaatctccttcaaccacaataggctctctcctctctctctaactctgaaaacggcgaccacacaccctaaaacccttcatttgtcgcttctccacttatatactcggtttagataactaaaccaaaccaaccaaaccaaaattgcgaattaaaacaaacccgacgaacccagacaaaggggtgtcgatcgatgccacaagggtgtcgatcgacactccttccaaaAATCACAgaatctggttcgcggatgttacaNNNNNNNNNNNNNNNNNNNNNNNNNNNNNNNNNNNNNNNNNNNNNNNNNNNNNNNNNNNNNNNNNNNNNNNNNNNNNNNNNNNNNNNNNNNNNNNNNNNNNNNNNNNNNNNNNNNNNNNNNNNNNNNNNNNNNNNNNNNNNNNNNNNNNNNNNNNNNNNNNNNNNNNNNNNNNNNNNNNNNNNNNNNNNNNNNNNNNNNNNNNNNNNNNNNNNNNNNNNNNNNNNNNNNNNNNNNNNNNNNNNNNNNNNNNNNNNNNNNNNNNNNNNNNNNNNNNNNNNNNNNNNNNNNNNNNNNNNNNNNNNNNNNNNNNNNNNNNNNNNNNNNNNNNNNNNNNNNNNNNNNNNNNNNNNNNNNNNNNNNNNNNNNNNNNNNNNNNNNNNNNNNNNNNNNNNNNNNNNNNNNNNNNNNNNNNNNNNNNNNNNNNNNNNNNNNNNNNNNNNNNNNNNNNNNNNNNNNNNNNNNNNNNNNNNNNNNNNNNNNNNNNNNNNNNNNNNNNNNNNNNNNNNNNNNNNNNNNNNNNNNNNNNNNNNNNNNNNNNNNNNNNNNNNNNNNNNNNNNNNNNNNNNNNNNNNNNNNNNNNNNNNNNNNNNNNNNNNNNNNNNNNNNNNNNNNNNNNNNNNNNNNNNNNNNNNNNNNNNNNNNNNNNNNNNNNNNNNNNNNNNNNNNNNNNNNNNNNNNNNNNNNNNNNNNNNNNNNNNNNNNNNNNNNNNNNNNNNNNNNNNNNNNNNNNNNNNNNNNNNNNNNNNNNNNNNNNNNNNNNNNNNNNNNNNNNNNNNNNNNNNNNNNNNNNNNNNNNNNNNNNNNNNNNNNNNNNNNNNNNNNNNNNNNNNNNNNNNNNNNNNNNNNNNNNNNNNNNNNNNNNNNNNNNNNNNNNNNNNNNNNNNNNNNNNNNNNNNNNNNNNNNNNNNNNNNNNNNNNNNNNNNNNNNNNNNNNNNNNNNNNNNNNNNNNNNNNNNNNNNNNNNNNNNNNNNNNNNNNNNNNNNNNNNNNNNNNNNNNNNNNNNNNNNNNNNNNNNNNNNNNNNNNNNNNNNNNNNNNNNNNNNNNNNNNNNNNNNNNNNNNNNNNNNNNNNNNNNNNNNNNNNNNNNNNNNNNNNNNNNNNNNNNNNNNNNNNNNNNNNNNNNNNNNNNNNNNNNNNNNNNNNNNNNNNNNNNNNNNNNNNNNNNNNNNNNNNNNNNNNNNNNNNNNNNNNNNNNNNNNNNNNNNNNNNNNNNNNNNNNNNNNNNNNNNNNNNNNNNNNNNNNNNNNNNNNNNNNNNNNNNNNNNNNNNNNNNNNNNNNNNNNNNNNNNNNNNNNNNNNNNNNNNNNNNNNNNNNNNNNNNNNNNNNNNNNNNNNNNNNNNNNNNNNNNNNNNNNNNNNNNNNNNNNNNNNNNNNNNNNNNNNNNNNNNNNNNNNNNNNNNNNNNNNNNNNNNNNNNNNNNNNNNNNNNNNNNNNNNNNNNNNNNNNNNNNNNNNNNNNNNNNNNNNNNNNNNNNNNNNNNNNNNNNNNNNNNNNNNNNNNNNNNNNNNNNNNNNNNNNNNNNNNNNNNNNNNNNNNNNNNNNNNNNNNNNNNNNNNNNNNNNNNNNNNNNNNNNNNNNNNNNNNNNNNNNNNNNNNNNNNNNNNNNNNNNNNNNNNNNNNNNNNNNNNNNNNNNNNNNNNNNNNNNNNNNNNNNNNNNNNNNNNNNNNNNNNNNNNNNNNNNNNNNNNNNNNNNNNNNNNNNNNNNNNNNNNNNNNNNNNNNNNNNNNNNNNNNNNNNNNNNNNNNNNNNNNNNNNNNNNNNNNNNNNNNNNNNNNNNNNNNNNNNNNNNNNNNNNNNNNNNNNNNNNNNNNNNNNNNNNNNNNNNNNNNNNNNNNNNNNNNNNNNNNNNNNNNNNNNNNNNNNNNNNNNNNNNNNNNNNNNNNNNNNNNNNNNNNNNNNNNNNNNNNNNNNNNNNNNNNNNNNNNNNNNNNNNNNNNNNNNNNNNNNNNNNNNNNNNNNNNNNNNNNNNNNNNNNNNNNNNNNNNNNNNNNNNNNNNNNNNNNNNNNNNNNNNNNNNNNNNNNNNNNNNNNNNNNNNNNNNNNNNNNNNNNNNNNNNNNNNNNNNNNNNNNNNNNNNNNNNNNNNNNNNNNNNNNNNNNNNNNNNNNNNNNNNNNNNNNNNNNNNNNNNNNNNNNNNNNNNNNNNNNNNNNNNNNNNNNNNNNNNNNNNNNNNNNNNNNNNNNNNNNNNNNNNNNNNNNNNNNNNNNNNNNNNNNNNNNNNNNNNNNNNNNNNNNNNNNNNNNNNNNNNNNNNNNNNNNNNNNNNNNNNNNNNNNNNNNNNNNNNNNNNNNNNNNNNNNNNNNNNNNNNNNNNNNNNNNNNNNNNNNNNNNNNNNNNNNNNNNNNNNNNNNNNNNNNNNNNNNNNNNNNNNNNNNNNNNNNNNNNNNNNNNNNNNNNNNNNNNNNNNNNNNNNNNNNNNNNNNNNNNNNNNNNNNNNNNNNNNNNNNNNNNNNNNNNNNNNNNNNNNNNNNNNNNNNNNNNNNNNNNNNNNNNNNNNNNNNNNNNNNNNNNNNNNNNNNNNNNNNNNNNNNNNNNNNNNNNNNNNNNNNNNNNNNNNNNNNNNNNNNNNNNNNNNNNNNNNNNNNNNNNNNNNNNNNNNNNNNNNNNNNNNNNNNNNNNNNNNNNNNNNNNNNNNNNNNNNNNNNNNNNNNNNNNNNNNNNNNNNNNNNNNNNNNNNNNNNNNNNNNNNNNNNNNNNNNNNNNNNNNNNNNNNNNNNNNNNNNNNNNNNNNNNNNNNNNNNNNNNNNNNNNNNNNNNNNNNNNNNNNNNNNNNNNNNNNNNNNNNNNNNNNNNNNNNNNNNNNNNNNNNNNNNNNNNNNNNNNNNNNNNNNNNNNNNNNNNNNNNNNNNNNNNNNNNNNNNNNNNNNNNNNNNNNNNNNNNNNNNNNNNNNNNNNNNNNNNNNNNNNNNNNNNNNNNNNNNNNNNNNNNNNNNNNNNNNNNNNNNNNNNNNNNNNNNNNNNNNNNNNNNNNNNNNNNNNNNNNNNNNNNNNNNNNNNNNNNNNNNNNNNNNNNNN
The Camelina sativa cultivar DH55 chromosome 15, Cs, whole genome shotgun sequence DNA segment above includes these coding regions:
- the LOC104746473 gene encoding early nodulin-like protein 3 produces the protein MALNLKNMTYRGCCLLCLVIIVNKAYARDFTVGGAKGWTVPSGSQVYGQWAEQSRFQIGDSLLFVYQPNQDSVLQVTRDAYDSCNTDSPTAKFADGKTSFTLNHSGPYYFISGNKDNCKKNEKLVVIVMADRSGNNNTTPSSLPSPAPAPSGESAPSPPVSGTFEMSPAPMPTTSQETPNNAATSSSFAAAFLGAALASTLFLQ